One Chlorobaculum limnaeum genomic window carries:
- the rnc gene encoding ribonuclease III: MSLPFLRSEASDDAAGSSDASHSDLLLATQTATHLERLTARPCNRLIYRTALTHRSVLHDHHGDADRPESNQRLEFLGDAVLDLLISEHLFKQFPQSDEGHLSSNRAKIVNRKSLAAFARELQLGEHLFIGESADKQKIRDSESALADAFEALVGAIYLDQGLAGAERFIMNHVIAKVDLRKLVEAEYNYKSRLIEYTQSRQLPPPLYTVIAEEGAEHEKHFTVEVSCNGLSLGRGTAPRKKDAEQLAAREAMILLDSADPFKPSAES; this comes from the coding sequence ATGTCACTCCCGTTCCTTCGTTCCGAAGCGTCCGACGATGCCGCTGGCTCTTCGGACGCAAGCCATTCTGACCTTCTTCTCGCCACGCAAACGGCAACTCATCTCGAACGCCTTACCGCTCGACCGTGCAACCGGCTGATCTACCGCACCGCCCTGACGCACCGCTCCGTGCTGCACGACCATCATGGCGATGCTGACCGGCCAGAGTCGAACCAGCGTCTCGAATTTCTCGGCGACGCGGTGCTCGACCTCCTGATCTCCGAGCACCTCTTCAAGCAGTTTCCCCAAAGCGACGAAGGGCACCTGTCGAGTAACCGCGCCAAGATCGTCAACCGCAAATCCCTCGCCGCATTCGCCCGCGAGCTGCAACTTGGCGAACACCTCTTCATCGGAGAGTCCGCCGACAAGCAGAAGATACGCGACAGCGAATCGGCGCTTGCCGACGCCTTCGAAGCGCTGGTCGGCGCGATCTACCTCGACCAGGGGCTGGCTGGAGCCGAGCGATTCATCATGAACCACGTTATCGCCAAGGTCGATCTGCGCAAGCTGGTGGAAGCGGAGTACAACTACAAAAGCCGCCTGATCGAGTACACCCAGTCGCGCCAGCTTCCGCCGCCGCTCTACACGGTCATCGCCGAAGAGGGGGCGGAGCACGAAAAGCACTTCACCGTCGAGGTCTCCTGCAACGGTCTCTCTCTCGGACGCGGAACTGCGCCAAGAAAGAAGGATGCCGAGCAGCTCGCCGCCAGGGAGGCGATGATCCTGCTCGACAGCGCGGATCCGTTCAAGCCGTCTGCGGAGTCCTGA
- a CDS encoding class I SAM-dependent methyltransferase — MSFYSKFSEYYERVFPFREEVWQFLKGYAGSPGNALLDVGCGPGHYCGHFASEGFSALGIDLDEAMIAKAQRRYPEVEFRCLDMRRVDEAGGQFGCIWSIGNVLAHLPGEELAPFISKINTLLEPGGCWIMQVMNWDALTGLTAYDFPLRTITADNSTASFHRRYSSITPASLRFTFSLRQDTTVLFEETVTLYPVGREHYLSLHETAGFKCEGIFSDFSGNPLRHEPGTGAVLVFRKG; from the coding sequence ATGTCATTCTATTCGAAATTCTCGGAATACTATGAGCGGGTCTTCCCGTTCAGGGAGGAGGTCTGGCAATTTCTGAAAGGATATGCCGGAAGTCCCGGCAATGCGCTGCTCGACGTAGGATGCGGGCCGGGCCACTACTGCGGACATTTCGCCAGCGAGGGGTTCAGCGCACTCGGCATAGACCTCGACGAAGCGATGATTGCCAAAGCGCAGCGCCGCTATCCCGAAGTAGAATTCCGCTGCCTCGACATGCGGCGGGTCGATGAAGCCGGAGGGCAATTCGGCTGCATCTGGTCGATCGGCAACGTTCTGGCGCACCTTCCCGGCGAGGAACTCGCCCCGTTCATCTCGAAAATCAACACGCTGCTCGAACCGGGCGGCTGCTGGATCATGCAGGTGATGAACTGGGACGCCCTCACCGGATTGACAGCATACGATTTTCCGTTGCGCACCATCACCGCCGACAACTCGACAGCCTCTTTCCACCGGCGCTATTCTTCAATCACGCCAGCGTCGCTGCGCTTCACCTTCTCGCTCCGGCAAGATACCACAGTACTTTTCGAAGAAACGGTAACGCTCTATCCGGTCGGCAGGGAGCACTACCTGTCGCTGCACGAAACCGCCGGATTCAAGTGCGAAGGCATCTTCTCGGATTTCAGCGGCAATCCGTTGCGGCACGAACCCGGTACTGGCGCTGTGCTGGTGTTCAGAAAAGGATGA
- the gcvPB gene encoding aminomethyl-transferring glycine dehydrogenase subunit GcvPB: MKEQLIFDLSRSGRKGYCLSPLDIPARPAEELVPSKFLRKAPAELPEMPESEVVRHFVRLSNLNYHVDKNMYPLGSCTMKYNPKINDYTSDLPGFASMHPLQPESTSQGALQLMYELAEMLKEIAGMAAVTLQPAAGAHGELTGILLIKKYHEKLGNSRHKLLVVDSAHGTNPASAALGGYECVSVKCDASGCTDMDDLRAKLDGEVAALMLTNPNTVGIFEKQIPEIEKLVHGNGSLLYMDGANMNALLGIARPGDMGFDVMHYNLHKTFSAPHGGGGPGSGPVGVSERLVEFLPVPVVEKYEENGQTRYRLNAGKPDSIGRMMNFYGNFSVLVRAYTYIRMLGAEGLRRVSENAIINANYLLQRLVEHYALPYPRPVMHEFCLSGDRQKKEHGVRTLDIAKRLLDYGYHAPTVYFPLIVSEALMIEPTETEAKETLDAFADAMIAIAEEAKNTPEVILAAPQTTPVKRLDEAQASRQLNICCQH; encoded by the coding sequence ATGAAAGAACAACTGATCTTTGACCTTTCCCGCAGCGGTCGCAAAGGCTACTGCCTCTCGCCGCTCGACATTCCCGCTCGCCCGGCGGAGGAACTCGTGCCGTCGAAATTCCTGCGCAAAGCGCCCGCCGAGTTGCCGGAGATGCCGGAGAGCGAGGTGGTGCGCCACTTCGTGCGCCTCTCGAACCTCAACTACCACGTTGACAAGAACATGTACCCGCTCGGGAGCTGTACGATGAAGTACAATCCCAAGATCAACGACTACACCAGCGACCTGCCGGGCTTCGCCTCGATGCACCCGTTGCAGCCGGAGTCAACGTCGCAGGGGGCGTTGCAGCTCATGTATGAGCTGGCCGAGATGCTCAAGGAGATCGCGGGCATGGCGGCGGTGACGCTGCAACCGGCGGCGGGCGCACATGGCGAGCTGACCGGCATCCTGCTCATCAAGAAGTACCACGAAAAGCTCGGTAACTCCCGCCACAAGCTGCTCGTGGTCGATTCGGCCCATGGCACCAACCCCGCCTCGGCGGCGCTCGGCGGCTACGAGTGCGTCTCGGTCAAGTGCGACGCTTCGGGCTGCACCGACATGGATGACCTTCGCGCCAAACTCGACGGCGAGGTGGCCGCGCTGATGCTCACCAACCCGAACACGGTCGGCATCTTCGAGAAGCAGATTCCCGAAATCGAGAAGCTGGTGCACGGCAACGGCAGCCTGCTCTACATGGACGGCGCGAACATGAACGCCCTGCTCGGCATCGCCCGCCCCGGCGACATGGGCTTCGACGTGATGCACTACAACCTGCACAAAACCTTCTCCGCGCCCCACGGCGGCGGCGGCCCCGGCAGCGGCCCGGTCGGCGTCAGCGAGCGGCTCGTGGAGTTCCTGCCGGTTCCGGTGGTCGAGAAGTACGAGGAGAACGGCCAGACCCGCTACCGCCTGAACGCCGGGAAACCGGACAGCATCGGACGCATGATGAACTTCTACGGCAACTTCTCGGTGCTCGTACGCGCCTACACCTACATCCGGATGCTCGGTGCCGAGGGACTGCGCCGCGTGTCGGAGAACGCCATCATCAACGCCAACTACCTGCTCCAGCGCCTCGTCGAGCACTACGCACTGCCCTACCCGCGCCCGGTGATGCACGAGTTCTGCCTGTCGGGCGACCGCCAGAAGAAGGAGCACGGCGTCCGCACGCTCGACATCGCCAAGCGGTTGCTCGATTACGGCTACCACGCGCCGACGGTCTATTTCCCGCTCATCGTCAGCGAGGCGCTGATGATCGAGCCGACCGAGACCGAGGCCAAAGAGACGCTCGACGCCTTCGCCGACGCCATGATCGCCATTGCCGAAGAGGCCAAAAACACTCCGGAGGTGATCCTCGCCGCACCGCAGACCACGCCGGTCAAGCGCCTCGACGAAGCACAGGCCTCGCGCCAGCTCAACATCTGCTGCCAGCACTGA
- a CDS encoding glycoside hydrolase family 3 protein produces MRPCHTPFIALLLLSLFAAWPRPVMANGVDSAENLRRKPWSAQAVFSSRDPWIERTLRKMTIREKVGQMIVAKVDARYNGDSDAQYQLISRLAAEGKIGGIMFLKGDIQSAGTLANRFQEVSKVPLLVSADMEKGVAMRLEGATQFSPAMALSAAGDPALARRMAEIVAVEARAVGIHQNYAPTVDLNINPANPVINTRSFGDRIPLVNAMSAAVIDGLQSSGVAATVKHFPGHGDVTVDSHYALPVLEGDRRRLERYELQPFRAAISQGVLSVMVGHLAVPKLTGTMEPASLSRTIVTSLLRDELGFRGLVVTDALNMKALHNGQTDGDIAIRAVHAGNDILLYPEEPEVIFEAVCAAVERGDILESRLDHSVRRILQMKRWLGLDRQKLVDLSRLNELVGTPANERVADKIAAESLTLIRDRNRNLPLRLPKKGALVNIILNDRPGQSVGRDFADSLRTRYNVTTFRLTPASKPEFFRKASRAVSGASAVILTTGIQAWSRSMPSKLSEEQRDFVRSLPSMTKAGAPVLFISFGTPYILDAFPEIGSALCAYSENDQTTSALLEVLNGELVPKGRLPVSLDGVAP; encoded by the coding sequence ATGCGACCTTGCCATACACCGTTCATAGCGCTCCTCCTCCTTTCGCTCTTCGCCGCCTGGCCTCGACCGGTGATGGCCAACGGAGTCGATTCGGCGGAAAACCTCCGTCGAAAGCCCTGGTCCGCCCAAGCCGTTTTTTCGAGCAGAGACCCGTGGATCGAGCGTACGCTGCGCAAAATGACCATCCGCGAAAAGGTCGGCCAGATGATCGTGGCGAAGGTGGATGCTCGCTATAACGGCGACTCGGATGCTCAATATCAGCTCATCTCGCGCCTCGCCGCCGAGGGAAAAATCGGTGGTATCATGTTCCTGAAGGGGGACATCCAGAGCGCGGGCACGCTGGCCAACCGTTTTCAGGAGGTCTCGAAGGTGCCACTGCTCGTCAGCGCCGACATGGAAAAAGGCGTGGCGATGCGGCTCGAAGGGGCGACGCAATTCTCGCCAGCCATGGCACTCTCCGCCGCTGGCGATCCGGCGCTGGCCCGGCGCATGGCCGAGATCGTGGCTGTGGAAGCTCGGGCGGTCGGCATCCATCAGAACTACGCGCCGACGGTCGATCTGAACATCAACCCGGCCAATCCGGTCATCAACACCCGCTCCTTCGGCGACCGCATCCCGCTGGTCAACGCCATGTCGGCGGCGGTGATCGACGGGCTGCAATCCAGCGGCGTCGCGGCCACGGTGAAGCACTTTCCAGGCCACGGCGACGTGACGGTTGACAGTCATTATGCCCTGCCTGTGCTCGAAGGCGACCGCAGGCGGCTCGAACGCTACGAGCTGCAACCATTTCGCGCAGCCATCTCGCAGGGCGTGCTGAGCGTCATGGTGGGCCATCTGGCCGTACCGAAGCTCACCGGCACGATGGAACCGGCCTCGCTCTCCAGAACAATCGTCACCAGTCTGCTTCGGGACGAACTTGGTTTCAGGGGGCTCGTCGTGACCGACGCGCTGAACATGAAGGCGCTGCACAATGGCCAGACGGATGGGGATATTGCCATCAGGGCCGTGCACGCGGGCAACGATATACTGCTCTATCCCGAAGAGCCGGAGGTGATTTTCGAGGCGGTGTGCGCCGCCGTGGAACGGGGGGACATTCTGGAAAGCCGACTCGACCATTCGGTGCGGAGGATTCTCCAGATGAAGCGCTGGCTCGGACTCGACCGCCAGAAGCTCGTCGATCTGTCGCGGCTGAACGAACTGGTCGGCACTCCAGCAAACGAACGTGTCGCCGATAAAATCGCCGCGGAGTCGCTCACGCTCATCCGTGATCGCAACCGGAACCTGCCGCTTCGCCTTCCGAAAAAAGGCGCGCTGGTCAACATCATCCTGAATGACCGCCCCGGCCAGAGCGTAGGTCGCGATTTCGCCGATTCACTTCGAACCCGCTACAACGTCACCACGTTCCGGCTCACCCCCGCGAGCAAGCCCGAGTTTTTCCGGAAGGCCTCCAGGGCGGTCTCCGGCGCCTCCGCTGTGATTCTGACCACCGGCATCCAGGCCTGGTCGCGCTCCATGCCGTCGAAACTCAGCGAAGAACAACGCGATTTCGTCCGCAGCCTTCCCTCGATGACAAAAGCGGGTGCGCCGGTGCTCTTCATATCGTTCGGCACGCCCTACATCCTCGACGCATTCCCGGAGATCGGCTCCGCCCTGTGCGCCTACAGCGAAAACGACCAGACGACATCAGCCCTGCTCGAGGTACTGAACGGCGAACTCGTTCCGAAAGGCCGACTTCCGGTATCGCTCGATGGAGTCGCCCCTTGA
- the bchZ gene encoding chlorophyllide a reductase subunit Z → MAKTIRDESTASAYWAAVNTFCALEDVHVIADAPVGCYNLAGVAVMDYTDALPYLENLTPTSLTEREIASSGSSEIVQETIEKLKETGKQLILVSSAESEMIGSDHQNMLAMKYPSVRFFPSNSLGENEWQGRERALSWLFDQFDDGRPAEVEPGTVSIIGPTYGCFNSPSDLAEIKRLVAGAGGSVRNVYPFESKAADVSMLKNSAAIVVMYREFGAALAAKLKRPVLYAPFGIEESDRFIEEIGRLAGSPEEAAQFIAEEKRTTLRPLWDLWRGPQSEWFPTIRFGVVASKSYADGIRRVLADELGMQCLFSHDSAEADNAAVREEIAKTQPQFLFGRMPDKIYLAELDAKSRFIPAGFPGPIVRRALGTPFMGHSGVIWLVQEIVNALYDTLFNFLPITKRQQAAAPATPLKWTPEANAILDGIVQKAPFISQISFGRDLKRKAETLAASRGADTVTPDILKQLA, encoded by the coding sequence ATGGCAAAAACCATCCGGGACGAATCCACCGCAAGCGCCTACTGGGCGGCGGTCAACACCTTCTGCGCACTTGAGGACGTCCATGTCATCGCCGACGCGCCCGTGGGGTGCTACAATCTGGCTGGCGTGGCGGTCATGGACTACACCGACGCCCTGCCCTACCTCGAAAACCTCACGCCGACCAGCCTCACCGAGCGCGAAATCGCCTCGTCGGGCAGCTCGGAGATCGTGCAGGAGACTATCGAAAAGCTGAAGGAGACCGGCAAGCAGCTCATCCTCGTATCGAGCGCCGAAAGCGAGATGATCGGCAGCGACCACCAGAACATGCTGGCGATGAAGTATCCCTCGGTGCGCTTTTTCCCGTCGAACTCGCTGGGCGAGAACGAGTGGCAGGGGCGCGAACGGGCGCTCTCGTGGCTTTTCGACCAGTTCGATGATGGACGTCCTGCAGAAGTCGAGCCGGGTACGGTGAGCATCATCGGCCCCACCTACGGCTGCTTCAACAGCCCCTCCGACCTGGCGGAGATCAAGCGCCTCGTCGCGGGCGCGGGCGGCTCGGTGCGGAACGTCTATCCGTTCGAGTCGAAGGCGGCGGACGTCTCCATGCTGAAAAACTCGGCGGCGATTGTGGTGATGTACCGCGAATTCGGCGCGGCGCTCGCCGCAAAGCTCAAGCGCCCGGTGCTCTACGCGCCATTCGGCATCGAGGAGAGCGACCGCTTCATCGAAGAGATCGGGCGACTTGCCGGATCGCCGGAAGAGGCGGCGCAGTTCATCGCCGAGGAGAAGCGCACGACGCTCAGGCCGCTCTGGGATTTGTGGCGCGGGCCGCAATCGGAGTGGTTCCCGACCATCCGCTTCGGCGTCGTGGCGAGCAAAAGCTATGCCGACGGCATCCGGCGCGTACTCGCGGACGAGCTGGGGATGCAGTGCCTCTTCAGCCACGACTCGGCGGAGGCGGACAACGCTGCCGTGCGCGAGGAGATCGCCAAAACGCAGCCGCAATTCCTGTTCGGACGGATGCCCGACAAGATTTACCTGGCCGAACTCGACGCCAAAAGCCGCTTCATCCCGGCGGGCTTCCCCGGCCCCATCGTGCGCCGCGCGCTCGGTACGCCGTTCATGGGCCACAGCGGCGTCATCTGGCTGGTGCAGGAGATCGTCAACGCGCTCTACGACACACTTTTCAACTTCCTGCCGATCACGAAGCGGCAGCAAGCGGCAGCCCCGGCAACGCCGCTCAAATGGACGCCCGAAGCCAACGCTATTCTTGACGGCATCGTCCAAAAAGCCCCCTTCATCAGCCAGATATCCTTTGGCCGCGACCTCAAACGCAAAGCCGAAACCCTCGCCGCCAGCCGAGGCGCGGACACCGTAACGCCGGATATTCTCAAGCAGCTCGCCTAA
- a CDS encoding tetratricopeptide repeat protein, producing MTDVHNQSDVGNQFNASTLNNPVFLYGEKKIAKYLGILPVIPEVFIGRDDELQSVHDELFDGDNLLLLVNGEGGIGKTTLAAKYYQRYFEEYAHLGWVFAERSLGDAMLTLADPLKVEFAPTDSADVRREKLLREMAGLKKPCLLVIDNANDLDDLAAHYLELRRCPNFHILLTTRITEFSHARTCRVGHLDEPTAIRLFTTHYPAHDRAEDELLKELLRAIGYNTLVIELLAKNLDTLNQFRTGYPLAQMLDDLRHRGLFGLTKSEKVLIAYNPGNFKLKEENPETVIAAMYDLAKLEPGEEQLLCVFSVLPAEPIAFDTLEALQPGNDQLERSLRALVKKGWIEYNAGAKQFKCSPVVQAVARLQVRDRLFEQCETLVNALIEMLDYEPNTGHLLNTDYLSGALYARYAGSVVEYLEKRYEISILVNCIGSFYSTTGDLAKAASYFEKCTRLSEELYEANTTNVSFKYGLSVSYEKLGNTYTTLGDLQKALSFFEKETELFEALYKAYPDNVSFKNGLAISYEKLGDTYTTLGDLQKALSFFEKETELFEALYKSDCSNVSLKYGLSALYDRQGDAYRLLDQPEKALNFFEKCNQLLEELYESNRANVEFKNGLAISYSKLGVTYTTLGDLQKALSFFEKETELFEALYKAYPDNVSFKNGLAISYANLGVFSRDQRGDRAEARRWFENAEALWAKLVNDSPAYAEFQNNLAWVKTALAAL from the coding sequence ATGACTGACGTTCACAATCAATCGGATGTTGGCAATCAATTCAACGCCTCGACGCTGAACAATCCGGTTTTTCTCTACGGCGAAAAGAAGATTGCCAAATATCTCGGCATTCTGCCGGTTATTCCGGAGGTGTTCATCGGTCGTGACGATGAACTTCAGTCTGTGCACGACGAGTTGTTCGATGGCGACAATCTTTTGTTGCTGGTCAATGGCGAGGGGGGCATCGGCAAGACGACGCTGGCGGCGAAGTATTACCAGCGCTACTTTGAGGAGTACGCGCATCTTGGCTGGGTGTTTGCCGAACGGAGCCTCGGCGACGCCATGCTGACGCTTGCCGATCCGCTGAAGGTGGAGTTCGCGCCGACCGACTCCGCCGACGTGCGCCGCGAAAAGCTGCTCCGCGAAATGGCCGGGCTGAAAAAGCCCTGCCTGCTCGTGATCGACAACGCCAACGACCTCGACGATCTTGCGGCGCACTACCTCGAACTGCGCAGGTGCCCGAATTTCCACATCCTGCTGACCACGCGCATCACGGAGTTTTCGCACGCCAGAACCTGCCGCGTCGGCCATCTCGACGAACCGACGGCCATCCGGCTTTTCACGACGCACTATCCGGCGCACGACCGCGCCGAGGACGAGCTGCTGAAAGAGCTGCTGCGAGCCATCGGCTACAACACCCTCGTCATCGAGCTGCTGGCCAAAAACCTCGACACGCTCAACCAGTTCCGCACCGGCTACCCGCTTGCGCAGATGCTCGACGATCTGCGGCATCGCGGCCTGTTCGGCCTGACCAAAAGCGAAAAAGTGCTGATAGCCTACAATCCCGGCAACTTCAAGCTTAAAGAGGAAAACCCTGAAACGGTGATTGCCGCCATGTACGACCTTGCAAAGCTCGAACCGGGCGAGGAGCAGCTTCTGTGCGTCTTTTCAGTGCTGCCCGCCGAACCGATAGCCTTTGACACGCTCGAAGCGCTGCAACCCGGAAACGATCAACTCGAAAGATCACTCCGCGCCCTCGTCAAGAAAGGGTGGATCGAGTACAACGCCGGCGCGAAACAGTTCAAATGCAGCCCGGTCGTTCAGGCGGTAGCACGGTTGCAGGTCCGCGACCGCCTCTTCGAGCAGTGCGAAACGCTGGTCAACGCGCTGATCGAAATGCTTGACTACGAACCTAACACAGGTCATCTGCTCAATACAGATTACTTGTCCGGCGCTCTGTACGCACGCTATGCCGGAAGCGTTGTCGAGTATCTCGAAAAGCGGTATGAAATATCGATACTTGTGAATTGTATCGGTTCTTTTTACAGTACAACAGGTGATCTCGCAAAAGCCGCGAGTTATTTTGAGAAGTGTACAAGATTGAGTGAAGAGCTGTACGAGGCGAACACAACAAATGTCAGTTTCAAATACGGACTGTCAGTATCTTACGAAAAACTCGGAAATACCTACACCACGTTGGGCGACTTGCAAAAAGCCTTGAGCTTTTTTGAAAAGGAAACCGAGCTGTTTGAAGCGCTGTACAAGGCCTATCCGGATAATGTCAGCTTCAAAAACGGACTGGCAATCTCCTACGAAAAACTCGGAGACACCTACACCACGTTGGGCGACTTGCAAAAAGCCTTGAGCTTTTTTGAAAAGGAAACCGAGCTGTTTGAAGCGCTGTACAAGTCAGATTGTTCAAATGTGAGCCTCAAATATGGATTGTCAGCATTGTACGACAGGCAGGGAGATGCATACCGTTTGTTGGATCAACCGGAGAAAGCATTGAACTTTTTTGAGAAGTGCAATCAATTACTTGAAGAGCTGTACGAGTCGAACCGGGCAAATGTAGAGTTCAAAAACGGATTGGCAATCTCTTACTCAAAACTGGGAGTTACCTACACCACGTTGGGCGACTTGCAAAAAGCCTTGAGCTTTTTTGAAAAGGAAACCGAGCTGTTTGAAGCGCTGTACAAGGCCTATCCGGATAATGTCAGCTTCAAGAACGGACTGGCGATTTCGTATGCAAACCTGGGTGTTTTCAGCCGCGATCAGCGTGGCGACAGGGCGGAAGCGCGCCGCTGGTTCGAGAATGCGGAGGCGCTCTGGGCGAAATTGGTCAATGACTCTCCAGCGTATGCCGAGTTTCAAAACAACTTGGCGTGGGTGAAAACTGCGCTGGCAGCGTTGTAA
- the thrS gene encoding threonine--tRNA ligase, translated as MSEITDNREQVIVTLPDGSERTYTSGVTGLEIAASIGKKLAQAALAITIDGKPRDLDTPVTENASVSIVTFDSAEGKEIFWHSSSHLMAHAIEELFDGAKFGAGPAIEQGFYYDIACEHRFNEDDLRQIEAKMLEISQRDLAITREEMPRLKAIDYFANTRKDPYKVEILEDTLKEVETVSVYHQDGFADLCSGPHLPSTGKVKAVLLTNISSSYWRGDSSRETMQRIYGITFPSDKLLKEHVARLEEARKRDHRKLGAELGLFMLTPEVGSGLPIWLPKGAIIRNELETFLKGEQRKRGYVPVYTPHIGNIELYKRSGHYPYYSDSQFPPLTYKDETGREEQYLLKPMNCPHHHLIYSQTLRSYRDLPIRLTEFGTVYRHEQSGELNGLVRARGFTQDDSHIYCRPDQLVDEICNAIDLTRFVFNTLGFDDVETRLSLHDPANQAKYGGTAEVWEQAEKDVKEAADRMGIRYFIGIGEASFYGPKIDFIVRDAIGRKWQLGTVQVDYVMPERFDLTYIGSDGQKHRPVVIHRAPFGSMERFIGVLIEHTAGNFPLWLAPTQAIVLPIAEDVHDYAREVYAKLHEAGIRAELDLRSEKIGKKIREAELSKIPCMLVIGRNEQEAGEVSLRRHRKGDAGCFAVDELIGQLREEIDRRS; from the coding sequence ATGTCTGAAATAACGGATAACCGCGAGCAGGTGATCGTCACCTTGCCCGACGGTTCTGAAAGAACCTACACCTCCGGCGTCACCGGTCTCGAAATCGCGGCCTCCATCGGCAAAAAGCTCGCCCAGGCGGCGCTCGCCATCACCATCGACGGCAAGCCGCGCGACCTCGACACGCCCGTCACCGAGAACGCGAGCGTTTCGATTGTCACCTTCGACTCCGCCGAGGGCAAGGAGATTTTCTGGCACAGTTCGAGCCACCTGATGGCCCACGCCATCGAGGAGCTGTTCGACGGCGCTAAGTTCGGCGCTGGCCCGGCCATCGAGCAGGGCTTTTACTACGACATCGCCTGCGAGCACCGCTTCAACGAAGACGATCTCCGCCAGATCGAGGCGAAGATGCTCGAAATCAGCCAGCGCGACCTCGCCATCACCCGCGAGGAGATGCCGCGCCTGAAGGCGATCGACTACTTCGCCAACACGCGCAAAGACCCGTACAAGGTTGAAATTCTCGAAGACACGCTGAAAGAGGTCGAAACCGTGTCGGTCTATCATCAGGACGGATTTGCCGACCTGTGCAGCGGCCCGCACCTGCCCTCGACCGGCAAGGTCAAGGCGGTGCTGCTCACCAATATTTCGTCCTCCTACTGGCGCGGCGACTCGTCACGCGAAACGATGCAGCGCATTTACGGCATCACCTTCCCCTCCGACAAGTTGCTCAAGGAGCACGTCGCCCGGCTGGAGGAGGCCCGCAAGCGCGACCATCGCAAGCTCGGCGCGGAGCTTGGCCTCTTCATGCTGACTCCCGAAGTGGGCAGCGGCCTGCCGATCTGGCTGCCGAAGGGCGCGATCATCCGCAACGAACTCGAAACCTTCCTGAAGGGCGAGCAGCGCAAGCGCGGTTACGTGCCAGTCTACACGCCGCACATCGGCAACATCGAGCTGTACAAGCGTTCGGGCCACTATCCCTATTACAGCGATTCGCAGTTCCCGCCGCTCACCTACAAGGACGAGACCGGGCGCGAAGAGCAGTATCTGCTCAAGCCGATGAACTGCCCGCATCACCACCTGATTTACAGCCAGACGTTGCGGAGTTATCGCGATCTGCCGATCCGGCTCACCGAGTTCGGCACGGTCTATCGCCACGAGCAGTCCGGCGAGCTGAACGGTCTGGTGCGCGCGCGCGGCTTCACGCAGGACGACTCGCACATCTACTGCCGTCCCGACCAGCTCGTTGACGAAATCTGCAACGCCATCGACCTGACCCGCTTCGTCTTCAACACGCTCGGCTTCGACGACGTCGAAACCCGCCTGTCGCTGCACGATCCGGCCAATCAGGCCAAGTACGGCGGCACCGCCGAGGTGTGGGAGCAGGCCGAGAAGGATGTGAAGGAGGCCGCCGACCGCATGGGCATCCGCTACTTCATCGGCATCGGCGAGGCGAGCTTCTACGGCCCGAAGATAGACTTCATCGTGCGCGACGCCATCGGACGCAAGTGGCAGCTCGGCACCGTGCAGGTCGATTACGTCATGCCGGAGCGCTTCGACCTCACCTACATTGGCAGCGACGGCCAGAAGCATCGCCCGGTGGTGATCCACCGCGCGCCATTTGGCTCGATGGAGCGCTTCATCGGCGTCCTGATCGAGCACACCGCCGGCAACTTCCCGCTCTGGCTCGCGCCGACGCAGGCAATCGTACTGCCCATCGCCGAGGATGTGCACGACTACGCTCGCGAGGTGTACGCAAAGCTGCACGAAGCGGGCATTCGCGCCGAACTCGACCTGCGCAGCGAAAAGATCGGCAAGAAAATCCGTGAAGCCGAACTCTCGAAAATTCCCTGTATGCTCGTCATCGGACGCAACGAACAGGAAGCTGGCGAAGTCTCGCTCCGCCGCCACCGCAAGGGAGACGCGGGCTGCTTCGCGGTGGACGAGCTTATCGGACAACTCCGTGAGGAAATAGATCGACGATCCTGA